The sequence TGAATGGAATGTTGACTTATGACAGGGAGGTGGAGAAAATGGATATTGAGAGGGTGAAGGCGGTAAATGAAGCGGTGATTAGAGCGGGTAATGAATTAAAAGCAGGTAAATAATAGAAAGTATATAGCTATAATGGGTACTCGTTATACAGGGTGTAACGGGTACCCATTATAGCTACATATTGTTATAAACTCCAATCCACAGGTTCAATACCCGCTTTTGCCAGTAGTTCATTTGTCTTAGAGAAATGCCTGCAGCCAAAGAATCCTTTATCAGCACTGAAAGGCGATGGATGCGCCGCTTTCAGAATATGGTGTTTGGTTGCATCTATCAGTACCTGTTTGTCCTGGGCAAACCGTCCCCAAAGAATAAATACCACATCTTTTTTATTTTCTGACACCTTTCTGATTACCGCATCCGTAAAGTTTTCCCAGCCGACTTTTGAGTGAGAAGCGGGTTCATTGGCGCGGACAGTGAGGAATGCATTAAGGAGCAATACGCCATGATCTGCCCATTTGGTAAGGTTCCCTCCTTGTGGAATAGGCAGGCCGAGGTCGGCATGCAGCTCCTTAAAAATATTCACAAGGGAAGGTGGAGGTTTAACGCCATCCTGTACAGAAAAGCATAAACCATGTGCTTGTCCGGGACCGTGATAAGGGTCTTGTCCTAATAAAACAACTTTAACTTTATCGAAGGGAGTCTTGTCGAAAGCATTGAAAATAAGGTTGCCAGGAGGGTAAATGGTGCGGTTCAAAGCCTTCTCCTGCTTGAGATGGAGGGCGATTTGTTCAAAGTAAGATTTCTGAAATTCATCTTTTAAAACTTCTTTCCAACTTGCTTCAATTTTAACGTCCATAAATTTTTTTAAATTTTGAATGGCAAAAATTTGTTTTATAAAGGGAATTTTCACTAGATTTGCACTCCCAAATGAAACAGTAAATATACGGGAAATTTGGAAAACGGATCGGTAGCTCAGCTGGATAGAGCAGCTGCCTTCTAAGCAGCAGGTCATTGGTTCGAATCCAATCCGGTTCACAAGTGAAAGCCTTATCCAGTAAGGCTTTCCTTAGATCTCTCTCTCGTTAGTCTTGTAGCAATAATTGCAAACGTTAAGCTAAACGTTAAGCTTAAATTTTAGCTACAATGAACACTTTACCCTCTAATTGCAGGTACACTGATTTCAATTTACATCCCGCTAATTGGAATACGACAAGGGCTTCTCTGAAGAAAAAATGGCGTATTGAGTATTGGTTTCATGATCCTAAATACAAAGATCAGTATCCAAAAGGCTATCCCAAGGTTATCAAAGCTGGATTAAACCGGTTAAAGGACTTGGCTGCCAGGCAACAGCTAATGCTGATTCTGATTGAAAATGAAAAGGATTTACTTGAAAACCAGGGATACAATCCAATAACCAAGACGAAAGTTAAAGTAGTTATTGAAGAAAAGGGTCCCGATTTGGTAGAAAATAATAGTATTGTTGATGAGAATACCCCATTTATTAAGGCGCTGGAACTCGGTTTGGAGTCGAAACGGATGGACCCTGAATCTAAAAAGGATATAAAGAATAAAATACCCCATGTAGAAAAAGCTGCGAAGAGCCTTAAATATAAAGGTCAAATAGTCGCAGATATGCCTATTTCATCAATTTCCAGAAAAATAATACGGTTAGTCCTAGATGAAATTGGTAGGAATAAGGGAGATAAGTGGACCGCAAATAACTACAATAGATACCGCACTGATTTGAGAACCATCTTCATTGAATTAAATGAATTAGAGGCAATGGAATCCAATCCAATGGACGGTATCCGTAAGCTAAAGGGTATAAAAAGGGAACGGGAGACTTTAACCCCGAAAGATCGTATAAGGGTTAACCAGCACCTGAAAGATAAGTATTATACATTTTGGCGCTTTAGCCAGGTATTTTTTCACTCTGGCTGCAGGGAGGTGGAGTTGCTTGGACTTACTTTTGAAAACGTTAACATCAGCGAAAGATGGTTCAAGGTGCTAGTTAAGAAAGGTACAAATTACAGATGGGATAAAAAGGCAATAGAGCCGGGAGTAGTCAAACTTTGGGAAGAGATAATGCACGAGGCTGAAACGCTCTATATGAAGGCTCTACCTAACATACCAAAAGATAAACAACCTGGTAAGGGGAAAGATATTCCAACCTTGTATATTTTCTCCGAGGACCTCAAACCCATGTTTAGAGGTGGTCCCATTCGACAGGAGCAAATCAGCAGACGCTGGTATAGCCATGTCAAAAAGCAATTAGGTATCACCGCGGACTTCTATTCTTTAAAGCACTCTCGTACATCTGAAGACATTAACAGTGAAGTCAGGAAAGCAATAAGAAAGGCCACTAAAAAAGCAGCGAGGAAAAACGGTCATACCTCATCAAAGATGGTAGAACAGGTGTATGATACACAATTTAAAGACAGGTTATTCCAAATAAAGAAGCAGGCAAAGGCACAATTTGCAGGAAATATCTAAGACTCCTTTATAGAATACAGCTCATTTAGTTCAACATTGAGCGCCATTGCAATCTGAACAAGTTTAACAATGCCAATATCAATCTGCCCTTTTTCAATTTTAGCTAAATTGGAGTCATCAAACCCTGTTTTGACCGCTAAGTCTAGTAAAGTCATGCCTTGCTTTTTTCTGGCCGATTTGATATTAGCACCAAGCTTTTTAAGTATTTTTTCCATTTTGGGATGGAAAATGGAAGAAAATACCAGACTAAAAATGGTATAATTATACCATTTTTAAATAAAAATGCTATATTGGTGCATCATTTTAAGAATATGAACGGCCCCCAACAGATTATTTACGAGCTTATTGAGCTTGGCATAAAGAAAAGATATCACCACACCTGTCTTCTACTATGGGACAAAATCCTGTTTTCTTACAACATGGATTTGCAAAAAACAAGGATATATATGAGGGCATTGGTAGACAGGTTGGAAATACCAGCATATTACGATAGGCAAACTGCCGAAGTATGATAATATGAAACAAATCCACGGCTTTTCCAGGCTGTGTAGGACTTTGAACTATCAACAAGAGCCAGGCTAAACCCCTGGCTCTTAAATCAATTTCCTATATCTTAAAAAGATTCCATTTTGAGGGGGTACACTTTAAAATTTGATATGGGACGGTTAATCCTTTAAAGGATTGGACATGTATTAGTTGAGTCGAGCCTGGTTAATAGCCAGGCTCTTTTATTCAAGCAAAAAGCCGGGTAAATACCCGGCTCGTTATACATCAACCAAAATCTATACAAAATCAGGTTATTCCCTTTTAGGTAAGTATTCAGCCAGTCCGTTAATAATAGACTTTAGAGTCTTCGCATAATTGGGATCCGTAGCATATCCTGCAGCTGCGACTACCTCCACAAATCTCCCAGGATCAGAAATGCCGATGGCATTTTTATACCTTGGATTTTCCAGTATAAATTTTCCATGGTCAATAAATGATTCTGCAGCATTATCATATGCCCTGAACCAGTCTTTTACCTTGTAATCAAACTTGCCGTCGGTACGTGGAGTAATACTAATGATCTCAGGGTATTTAACGGTTTTGGTTGAATGTACCTCACGTGTGGTAATCAGCTGGCGCTTCCCCCGCCAGGTTACCCCAGCTTTGATACCGAAAAACATATTACCAGGTGCTTTATCACCCCATCCTGATTCAAGAGCTGCTTGGGCAAGAATGGCAAGTGCGGGTATCTTTGTTTCACGTTCGCACAATACTGCTGCAGGATAGTATAGCTTAAAGAATGTTTGTTTTTCCATTGTTAGGTTTTTGAATAAAATGTTTTAAATAGAAGTATAAGAGCAGAAGTACCACAATAACTACAACCGTTATTATACCTGCTACATTGAAGCGAAAAACATCCTTATTAGTCTTTGTAACAGAGGTTGTATTTATCTCAGATTTACCCACCTTCTGTTTGTCTGAAGACGATTCTTTGGTAGTAGTCTTACGGGTGACTGGCGCATTAATGGTTTGTGGCTTGGATACAGCTTTACTATTGATATCATATCCTATGACCTTGCCATCCTTCAATTTGGGCTTTACAACAGTAGTCAAGCTTTGAGTCTTGGTATCTACTGTCTGCCGATATTCAGAAGTATCAGTGGAAGACATTGTACCGGATGTTTGAGCAGAATCTGCTTCCGTGATCACCGGAGTGGTCGCCCACTCTTCTGTAACTGTTTCCTTTTCATAGGAATGATCCTTTGAGCTGGTATCAATGGATTGAGAATTGCTGACAGATGTTTCTTTCATTTTCCTGACTGTTGCACAGGAACATAGGATAGCCATCAAGGCTACAATCAAAATTTTAATTTTCATCTAATAATTTTTGACCGGTTAACGAATCGAATTTTTGCAAGTATTTTAGGATCCAGCCAGGCAGTACCCCTGGGTCAATCTCAGCTATATTCTCAAAGATGCTGATTGCCTCACGGACCATGATAGCAGAGAATACCACATTGCCTAAAAAGCTAAACGCCACCTGTGGAGCACCAGCAACAGTAAATTTTGTAAGAGCTGATGTTGTAATTAGCGCTGAGGTATAAATAATGATCTTTTTCAGTACCATCCCAAACCCTTTACTGCTAACCTTTCTCTGCACAACAGCTTTCACTAAACCAAGGAAGGTGTCAACACTGACTATTACGAACAGGAACTTTAAGAACTCCCAATCAGAATAGATATACTTTTCAATCCACCCTACCACCGGTGCTGTAAACCATCCTACCAAGAGATATATTATAATTGCTTTTACTTGCATCGATTTAGTTTTATGCCTATAAACCCATTAAAAAAGACTGCGCCAGATTGGCAAGTAAGGCTGTAGCCTGTCCAGTTGTATCCGCACCGGGATGTATGTTATCAGGCAGCCAATTATTAAGTATCGTCAAGCCGGTGCCCGGTGCATAACGTTGAGACCAACCGGTGCGCTCCCAAGTTTTGAATATGTAACAGCCCCAATAATCAGCTATTGACTGTTGCGCTTGAGATATCGGGAATCTATACACATTCTCGTAGTGACCGAATATTGCAAAACGCGCTTTAGGCTTAGCCTGTAGCAACATAGTAATACAATAATTCATCGATCCGATAAAAGTATTCCTGTCCCGTGGATCAGTTGGGAATGTGCTGAAACTAGTATTATCCGCACTATAATCATTATAACCAAAATCGAATACAAACAGATCAGCATCCAGATGACCAAGCATTTTAGTTTCATAGCTATTAACCGCATAAGTACTCCCTTGTGCCGCTGTCAATTCCGCGCCTGTCATCCCAAAACACACCTGCTGAAAGTTGGTTGCCAGTGCCCCTCCCGTACTTGTAGCAATACGGACCAAAGAACTGGCCTTGGATTCGTTAATGATAGTTGCTCCCAATGCCTTGGCGGCCAGATTAGGATAACTTGTAGTTATATCGGTATTGGGGTAGTTAGCTGGAATGCTGGTTCCCATCCAGCATATCTTCTTACCATACCATTTCTTAGTTGCATTTATCTTAACGTCTACCTTTGCCAGGGTTGCAGTATCATCTGCCTGTACAGCGGAACCATTTACTTTAGCGATAGCATTATATCCACTATAGGCTATGTACGCACTTGGTGAAGTTCCGGCTTCTATCTGCTCTACCCCACTGGACGCGACAGTAGAGAACGCGATAGTAAACTGAATGTAGTGGGTGTCTGCAGTAGTAGTGTAGGTGCCATTTAACGGCCCATCTCCCCACGTACTTGTACCGGTTGGAGTGTTTATGAAAACTCCATTTGCATCGAAGTATCTTACACCACGAGTACCTGAAGACGATGCGCGACCGCTAATGTAATATGTAGTGGACGGCTTAACGGGTATTAGACCGGTTACCTGGCTACCCGATGTAGCAGCCAAGGCACCATTAGTATAATTAATGTGATAGCCTGATATGATTTTAGTTCTGTCGAACAAATTTATGGTACCAGGTAGTTCCTGCACAGTTACAGTAGCATAGCCTTTTGCTGCGAGATAAGCTAAAGGCGTCATAGTCCCTAATTCCGTCTGAATTAAGGAAGGCGCCATGTTTAGCGTAGCTAGCGTATTAACTACTGTATAGTAGGCTTCATATGTGGTGGCTGTGCTTCCTGCCTCCACCTGAATTACGGAGTTATCACCGGTGCCTGAGTACTTGGTTGTGATGCGCATATAGGCGGCACCCGTTGGTGCGGTGTATTGGCCATTCAGCGCACCATCACCCCATGTAGTTGAACCTGATGGGGTATTTATAAGTGTTTTAGCGCCGTCGTAAAAAGCTACCCCGCGCGTACCACTGGATGTTATACGACCGCTGATTGTGTAGATGCTGCCCGCTGTAACCGGCATATAGTCAGATACTGCGCCATTAGTATTGGCTACAAGCGCCCCATTTGAGTATTGTATAATATAACCAGAAGTAACCGCGGCCAGATTGAACATGTTCTTACCGGCTATTTTACCAAGTGCAGGTATTAAATCCGCTAGCACTTTCCCTTGATTTGCCGAGAGTGGAGCGGTAGTACTGGTACTTGTTAGGTTATCTATAACAGATGATGGTGTCAAATAGTTACTTGAATCTATTGGAATCAATACTTTTACATAATTGCTTCCAGAATCCACCAAAAAGGCAACCTCATTAGCATTTATCACTATTCCGCTGAAATAGGTATATGTGCCTGCGGTGGATGTTACCCACATCCTACCTCCAACCGCAGAACCTGGATTCGTAGTAGGAGTGGCTACTCCTTTAAATCCAATTGAGCCTAAGGCATTTAGGGAAAGCATAAGATCCACAGCATCATAAAATCGTTGGGCAATATCAGTATTGATAATGCTACCCTCTGCAGTTTTATCTCCAATTGAAGCTTTGACCGCTGCTTTGAAAATTTCTATAGCTGTTGCCATGTGTTTTAATTAAATTCTGAACCGAATGAGTTAGAAAATATTCCCTCGAAAATATCTACAGGATCACCAGTTACTTTTGAAGGGATTGATTGTCCTTTTTTGAGTTCTAAAACAAAGGAGAAAGGACCGGTACCGCCCGTTAATTTGCCAATATCTGTATTTGAGGCATTCCATAAAGAGATATACGCAGCTTTACTTTCCGCCGTACCAACGCTTATATTATTCCCATCAAGTACACTTACTGGATAGTGAGATGGTTCAATATTTGATGATGAAAGCATCTTAACTGCAATTTTGGTCAAAGGTGCAGTAAGGTATAATTGATAGTAGTCATAGTTCCCTTCCATGGCTTACCATTTTCCAATTGGACAATGTTCATTTACTACGAGGCTTTTTTCCAAACAAGGACACCCACACTTATCACATCCAAGCTGATTCTCGTAATTGCCTTCACCATTAACGATTTTAAGTATCTGAGATACTTTTGATTCATGACAATTTCCACACTGTTTCAGACGCAATTGGGAAAGCCTTTTTTCGGCTTCAGAGGTGGGTAAAAATCCTATTCTCTTTCCCCAGCCAATAAATATGTTTTTAATCTTCATAGCAGCCACAATTTGAAGGGTTATCGATATCATCATAGATGCCCAGTACAATGTCAGATTTGCGTTTGTATGCGACTCCTTTACTGTCACACCCGCATTCCTTCTGGTATGATGGATATTTGATTTTATTCCGGCATATCCACTCGTGCATTGCCTGAGTAAGAGGATCAATACGGTCCATCATCTTTTTATCCATCAGCCATTTTACTGAGCGCAGCTCAGGGGATACTTCACCCGCCGTATTCATTGGACCGGAAGCAGGCACAGTGTGTATCACGCCTGCAGATCCAAATTGAACGAATGATTCTGGCGTTGCTCCTAACATCACGACTTCAGCTGTCAATTTCCACAGGTGTTGCTTCCATAGCTTCAGGTAATCTTCGTTTAAGAACTCAAATGCATTGACAATATCACCAATAGACAAAACAACAGGGTCGCTTCCCTCCGGAAGAGAGTCATTGACCTGTTGCTCCAACGCTTCTTTATTAGCTGTTGTGACAGTTTGGTTTTTCTGCTCAACCATGGCATAATACAGATCATCCGAAAGTGCAGGTCGAATTATCCTTTCCTCCGCAATGATTATAGATTGTTCGATCGTCCTCGGATCAAGTGTATGCTTGGTTGGAGCGTGGAAGATTACCTCATCAGAGGTGATCAACACATCACGCATTAGTGGGTTGAGTCTGTACATCTTGGTTGTTGTTTTGTTGTTTCCCTTTCAATTCTCCCAGGTACATGCTTCCCTTTTCTGTTGGATCATCTGGCAGTCCCTTCGCCTCTCTAACCTCATTCACTGTTACGGCAGGAGTAATATCCACATCCGTTAAACCAGATATATCAACATTGCTTTTGATTGCCAGCTTGTATTTTGACAAATCCCACCCCATCCACTCTCCTGCAACTTTAAAAATAGTCGTCCATACATTATCCATTAGGTCCTGTTGAGCAGGTAGAATTACTGTTTTATTTATGTGCTCAATGATCTTGGTCAGAAAGCCGGATCCTTTCCCCATTGTGCTGGATGATTGAATACCAGCCAGCACCGCATCCCATTCATTGGCCAGGATAATCTTCTGAGTCCATTTATCGTCCGATTCAGAAAAACTACCATCCTTTGCTGTATCAAAAGTGTGTAAGTCAGACCCCTCTATCCCTTCCTCGCTGGCCACCACCATTACACGACCACGTTTACCATCACCAGTATGTGTCTGGATCGCCTTCTTCCCAATTCGGTCAGCTTCCTGCTGGCTGAGATTTCCCTTCAGGGCAAGCAATGCGCTTACCACCATATTGTTATCAAAATTGTCAAGGTTGTACCTGGCCCCCTTGTATTCTAAAATCTGGTAAATCATACCGGCAATCGCTGAAGGGAGGCCATAATAGGAGAACCCTGAGACTGGGTTCTTATGCCAGATTAAGGTTCTTTGAACACCATTTTCGTCCTTAAACCAATTCTCTTTTTCAGACTGACGCGGATTGTATAGAGGGAGTTTTTTAGCCCGTTTGATTTCATCTGCTGTGAGATATCCTTTTTGGCGAAGAAACAATTTTGATTGAATAGCATAAGTGATGATATCATCATCGTCTGGTACGCCCAATCGCCATTCAAGAAAATTATGAACGTATACGAAAAAGTACTTCTGTCCAGCAGAAGTAAATCGAACTAATTCAATCGGAACGTTGCCCCAGGTAAAGAAATCCTCAAAGTTCTTCTCTACCAAAGTAGATGCTGGTTCGTTCTTCTTATTCATAGAAGCCAACCAATCATTTAATTCTGGTGGAAGCTCTTGTCCGTCCTTATCATAGAATCCAGCCCCCTTGCAAAACCTTTTCTTTGTAGTAATACACCGGTTGTGTGTAGCTGATAATAACCGGGCCTCCAACAGCTGGCTACCAAAATCATCTTTCTCGTTTAGGAATGGGATATACCGAGTACCGTTAACAAATGAGAATACCCTTCCTCCCTCAAAGGGAATGGGATTTTTTGCATCAATACGTACCTCATTGCTTACCTTACTGGATTTTCTTGCAATCGGCCTTTCATTTGTATTCTTCTTTGGAACGGGCATGTCGGTTGATGATTATTCTTGAGCAGATGGATTGATTACCTGGTCTTCTTCTTTTTTCACAGTCAAAGCCTCGACTACAGGCAAAAGCGGTTGCACCTTTTCTTTTAAAAGTTGATCCAGTGGAGGAAGCTCTTCAAAATGGCTTAACAGGGTCGGATCCTGACTTTGCTGTGCAATAATTGCGAGGTCTAATAGATCATCGCGCTGTGAAAGCGGAAGTCCGCTGGTGCCAAAAGCGACAACAACGGACTCAGACTGCTTTTTTAGTTTAATGGAAGGCATCTTCTTATTGTTTTTTGCCATACTGAAAGGATTATAGATTACATAAGGGCTTCAAGAGATGCCCAGGTGCCAGAATACTCACGCAGGTTACGGGAGTAATTACCTTTCAGGACAATATTGCCACCATTGAAGTCATCGAATACTTTACCAGAAGAACCGTCTGATCCATCCTGAGCGACAATGAACTTAGGAATGGATGCACCACCCACATATTTCTCTCCTGCAATGAAGATTTTCCCTGAGTTCAGGCGGATTGCGAGACCCAAACCGCAGCAACAGCCAGCCGAATCAATTGCCTGCAGGAAGTTGGTCAGCAGGGTGCTGTTTTCTGGTAACTGGAAGTCAAATTCATGCTCATACTTGGTAGCACAACCATTCTTTGACTGTTTCCATTTCCACTCCGCCTGGTCCGGCTGGAAATTGACTAAATACATTTTCGCACCATCCTCCGCGGTAGCACCAGCTCGTAGCGCTATGGCGCTATAAGGAGCGCCTGCAGAGACCTGGGTGAAATTGAAGTCGGAGGGATCAAATATGGCGATATCTGAAATACCCCCTGTTACCCCGCCACATGGTCTTGTATATCCTTGTGCAACAAAACAAAGCATTGTTTAAATTTTGAGTGTGTTAGATAAAAACAATCAGCCCCCGATTATGACCAGGAGCTAAGAGCGATGACAACAAATTCAGGAAGGGCTATCTGAGTGCCTGCTTTCAGGAAGAGACGATAATACCATTGCATTTCCTTTTTCTCATACCAAACCTCCAGCGCGGTTTTATCGTCTTCTCCCTCGCCATAGTTCTTGTCAGTGGCAAAGACGAAGTTTCCACGCAGTGTCAGGATAGCGGCATGGCCCAAAGAGCCTTTCAACTCTGAAATGATAGGCTTCCATATCTGTTCTACGAGAACTGGAATACCTTTGTATGAGAGTTGTTTGATGCCATTTGCCAGGTCAGTATATCCCTGAGCATCCGTACCGGTGATAATCAAGTAATCTTCGTATCCAGCTGCAATGTCTTTTGATACATAGAAAGCCTTTTGATTATCCGCAAACGCAGACATCAATACAGGCTGCTTGTCATACAATCCCTTGATCAGGGTGTATGCAGCAGTAGCATTGGCGGTATAATCTGTACCGTCTGCGATTGCGATAGTTTGACCGGCAGGGATTACTCCTGCGGTGATATACTTTTTAATCCATTTGAAGATGCCATCAAATATGTTGGTACTCCACTGGGCATTGACACCGACAACGCGATCAACGTCACCGAAATAGGCGTTTGATGCTATGTCTACGTTTACTGCTCCTTGGAAGAATGGCAAAATCTTATTTCCGAAAAGCGGATCGTTTGCTCGGAAATCCTTAAGACAGCCGGTGTAGAATTCATTACGGCAAAACTGGGTTGCACCGTACACTTCTTCAACAGAGATCTGCCTGGTAGTAGCACCAACTACCTTTTTGTAGTTTATGTCACAGGATGCGTCTCTGCGCTGCAGGATATTTTGCACCCTGCGGATGTCGATAATTGGCCTTTTGCTGACCACATTATCCATGATTGAGAACTCGTTCAGTGTGCCCTGAAATGGGAATCCTGCCGGAACGATATCAGCAAAAGCTGGCTGAATGATCGATTCGAAGAATGCGAGCGAGTCTATTGAGAAAGTTTCAAACATTTTATTTCAGGTTTTAGAATGGGCAGGTGAAAGAATTACTTTTTGTCCCAGCCAGCGAGATCACCCGCAGCCTGGATATGGAAGGCGCTCCCATCTGCATGGAAGTCCTTGTTTGTAATGACAGTTGCCGTGATATTGAGCGGCTTACTGAGATTGAGCGTAGAGACATCAATTGTTTTTGCACCACCAGATCCGGTGGTGGTAATCGTATCACGCTTCTCGTTACCGAATTGATCATGCACTTTGATATGCACTTTTTTCAGTCCATCACCAGAGCCATAGGTGGAGCCATCTTGTACAGCAACAGTCTTTGCAGAGGCATCAAACGTGTATGAAACCTTTGGCAGGAAACTGGCGATGCTGCAATTGTTCTGGCACATCCCGACCAGGTTGGAATTGTCGATTGCTTGCATTTTATTTACTTATTGAAGAGTGAAAGAATGTAGGGTTGAGTATTAGGATTTTTTGAAACCGCCAATTGGTTTCACATCGCCATTACCGCCAGTACCACTATTTTCATTTGTTGGCTTACCCTTGACGTCAGCTAGCTCTGTCCTCAGAGATGTATTTTCTGTTTTCAGGTTGGTTACTTCAGTCGTAAGATTGGTGATCTTGTCACCGTATTCCTTCGTCAGGGCACTCTGCACCGTATTCTGCACACTGGTTACCTGTGCTGAGATATGGTTTTCAATTTCTGTAGACATGTCTTCCAGCGGCTTTGTAAGAGCTTCTACAATTTGGTTTACAATGTCAGCCGGCTTGGCATTTTCATCCGGCTTAAGACCTTTTAAGCCATTGAGAAAGTTTTCGAAGAACCTTTTCATATCGTTATTTTGGTTTAGAATGAATTGTTGAAGAGTGTTAGTGGGATCAATTGCTGGTGGCTGTTTTACGGCAGAGTTGTATGCCGCGAGGACATCCTTATTAGCGTAATCCCATGTATCAGCGGAGAGCAGATTAGTGAAGGAAACTTCCTCGGAGACTTGTTTGATGAAAC is a genomic window of Chitinophaga sp. LS1 containing:
- the ung gene encoding uracil-DNA glycosylase, translating into MDVKIEASWKEVLKDEFQKSYFEQIALHLKQEKALNRTIYPPGNLIFNAFDKTPFDKVKVVLLGQDPYHGPGQAHGLCFSVQDGVKPPPSLVNIFKELHADLGLPIPQGGNLTKWADHGVLLLNAFLTVRANEPASHSKVGWENFTDAVIRKVSENKKDVVFILWGRFAQDKQVLIDATKHHILKAAHPSPFSADKGFFGCRHFSKTNELLAKAGIEPVDWSL
- a CDS encoding helix-turn-helix transcriptional regulator; amino-acid sequence: MEKILKKLGANIKSARKKQGMTLLDLAVKTGFDDSNLAKIEKGQIDIGIVKLVQIAMALNVELNELYSIKES
- a CDS encoding glycoside hydrolase family 73 protein, producing the protein MEKQTFFKLYYPAAVLCERETKIPALAILAQAALESGWGDKAPGNMFFGIKAGVTWRGKRQLITTREVHSTKTVKYPEIISITPRTDGKFDYKVKDWFRAYDNAAESFIDHGKFILENPRYKNAIGISDPGRFVEVVAAAGYATDPNYAKTLKSIINGLAEYLPKRE
- a CDS encoding phage holin family protein, which codes for MQVKAIIIYLLVGWFTAPVVGWIEKYIYSDWEFLKFLFVIVSVDTFLGLVKAVVQRKVSSKGFGMVLKKIIIYTSALITTSALTKFTVAGAPQVAFSFLGNVVFSAIMVREAISIFENIAEIDPGVLPGWILKYLQKFDSLTGQKLLDEN